Proteins from a genomic interval of Musa acuminata AAA Group cultivar baxijiao chromosome BXJ1-9, Cavendish_Baxijiao_AAA, whole genome shotgun sequence:
- the LOC135593686 gene encoding katanin p80 WD40 repeat-containing subunit B1 homolog KTN80.4-like isoform X3, with amino-acid sequence MMCVVDSASQFVDCLVVRAGKRRRGCGLVLRRQLHGDHQARLQLWDLTAGKLLHDFKLHEGQIQCIDFHPNEFLLATGSADRTVKFWDLETFELIGSAGPETSGVRSMTFNPDGRTLLCGLHESLKIFSWEPIRCHDAVDVGWSRLSDMNIHEGKLLGCSYNQSCVGVWVVDLSRIEPYAIASAVITNGHSELKSTSSGNLSLQADNNIKSSMGRLSISQSSEPNSKETKQVASATVIPGTPQRIATSAGQKATTITTAPVVTSVKRSSSKAQATTNLPTINKSEIIPVVVPRTSPRFELSSDSTKSTGVGRTVPYDIQSKFANFQKVSNIRDDSDKSDMSVQSVGTEHNELLEQTAISSCNAVTQPVIAGENNFNDIKRVRTRRLGANLFRESSANYDQENYSIRVHKPKEACSFDVPKGGRTKSLVANWERRERSPTYDGPRLSSSSETMAGANSLYSLRGHNRIAEKEIVPAASDEDAISFVLEKHDQFLNVAQSRLTKLQIVYRLWERNDIKGVISAIEKMSDHAVSADVLSSLMDKSDIITLDICTALLPLLTSLLESKMDRHLGISLEMLLKLVRIFGPVISSTLSAGPSVGVDLQAEQRLERCNLCFIELEKVKHRISLLIRRGGSIAKSAKELNLALQNML; translated from the exons ATGATGTGCGTGGTTGATTCCGCCTCGCAGTTCGTGGATTGTTTGGTCGTCCGCGCAGGGaaaagaagaaggggctgcggtttgGTTCTCCGACGCCAGCTTCATGGCGACCACCAAGCGCGCCTACAA CTTTGGGATCTTACTGCTGGAAAGCTTTTACATGATTTCAAGCTCCATGAGGGCCAGATTCAGTGCATTGATTTTCATCCTAATGAGTTTCTGCTGGCAACAG GCTCAGCTGATAGAACTGTTAAGTTCTGGGATCTTGAAACTTTTGAGTTAATAGGGTCTGCTGGACCTGAG ACTTCTGGTGTGCGATCTATGACATTTAATCCTGATGGGAGAACTTTGCTTTGTGGATTGCATGAAAGTCTGAAG ATTTTTTCTTGGGAACCAATAAGATGCCATGATGCAGTGGATGTGGGATGGTCTAGACTATCAGATATGAATATTCACGAGGGAAAACTTCTTGGATGTTCATACAATCAAAGCTGTGTTGGAGTATGGGTTGTAGACCTCTCT CGTATTGAGCCATATGCAATTGCTAGTGCTGTTATAACAAATGGTCACTCAGAATTAAAGTCTACATCAAGTGGTAATCTGTCTCTGCAAGCTGATAACAACATAAAGTCTAGTATGGGGAGGCTATCGATATCGCAAAGTTCAGAACCAAATTCTAAGGAGACAAAACAAGTAGCAT CAGCTACAGTCATTCCTGGTACTCCTCAAAGAATTGCAACAAGTGCTGGCCAAAAAGCAACTACAATAACAACAGCACCTGTTGTTACTTCTGTAAAAAGAAGTTCATCAAAAGCTCAGGCTACGACCAATCTTCCTACCATCAACAAATCTGAAATAATTCCTGTTGTTGTCCCAAGAACTAGCCCCAGATTTGAGCTGTCCTCTGATTCTACCAAGAGCACTGGGGTTGGAAGAACAGTACCATATGATATCCAATCAAAATTTGCTAATTTTCAGAAGGTGTCAAACATCAGGGACGATTCAGACAAATCAGATATGTCCGTTCAGTCTGTGGGTACTGAACATAATGAACTTTTGGAACAAACTGCTATTTCTTCTTGCAATGCTGTAACTCAACCAGTGATTGCTGGAGAAAATAACTTCAATGATATTAAACGTGTTAGAACAAGGAGGTTAGGAGCAAACCTATTCAGAGAATCAAGTGCAAATTATGATCAGGAGAACT ATAGCATTAGAGTCCATAAGCCAAAGGAAGCCTGCTCTTTTGATGTTCCAAAAGGAG GAAGAACTAAGTCACTTGTTGCAAACTGGGAAAGGAGGGAACGTTCTCCAACCTATGATGGACCAAGATTAAGTAGTTCCTCCGAGACAATGGCCGGTGCTAACTCCTTGTATTCTTTG AGGGGTCACAATCGAATTGCTGAAAAGGAGATCGTACCTGCTGCTTCTGATGAAGATGCTATTTCTTTTGTATTGGAAAAACATGACCAGTTCTTAAATGTGGCACAGTCTCGATTGACCAAACTACAG ATAGTTTACCGACTTTGGGAAAGAAATGACATCAAGGGTGTTATTAGTGCAATCGAGAAGATGTCTGATCATGCT GTCTCTGCTGATGTATTAAGTTCTCTAATGGATAAAAGTGATATCATCACTCTGGATATATGCACAGCTCTATTGCCTCTCCTCACTAGCCTTCTTGAAAGTAAGATGGATAG GCATCTTGGTATTTCGTTGGAAATGTTGCTGAAGCTTGTCAGGATCTTTGGTCCTGTGATCAGTTCAACCTTGTCAGCAGGTCCGTCTGTTGGTGTTGATCTTCAAGCAGAGCAGAG GCTGGAACGGTGCAACTTGTGCTTCATTGAGCTGGAGAAGGTCAAACATAGGATTTCTTTGCTGATAAG ACGAGGAGGGTCCATTGCAAAGTCTGCGAAGGAGCTGAATCTTGCCCTCCAGAACATGTTGTGA
- the LOC135593686 gene encoding katanin p80 WD40 repeat-containing subunit B1 homolog KTN80.4-like isoform X2: MATTKRAYKLQEFVAHSSNVNCLKIGRKTSRVLVTGGDDNKVNIWAIGKPNAIMSLSGHMSAVESVSFDSSEVSVAAGAASGSIKLWDLEEAKIVRTLTGHRSNCIAVDFHPFGEFFASGSLDTNLKIWDMRRKGCIHTYKGHTRGVNAIKFTPDGRWVVSGGEDNIVKLWDLTAGKLLHDFKLHEGQIQCIDFHPNEFLLATGSADRTVKFWDLETFELIGSAGPETSGVRSMTFNPDGRTLLCGLHESLKIFSWEPIRCHDAVDVGWSRLSDMNIHEGKLLGCSYNQSCVGVWVVDLSRIEPYAIASAVITNGHSELKSTSSGNLSLQADNNIKSSMGRLSISQSSEPNSKETKQVASTVIPGTPQRIATSAGQKATTITTAPVVTSVKRSSSKAQATTNLPTINKSEIIPVVVPRTSPRFELSSDSTKSTGVGRTVPYDIQSKFANFQKVSNIRDDSDKSDMSVQSVGTEHNELLEQTAISSCNAVTQPVIAGENNFNDIKRVRTRRLGANLFRESSANYDQENYSIRVHKPKEACSFDVPKGGRTKSLVANWERRERSPTYDGPRLSSSSETMAGANSLYSLRGHNRIAEKEIVPAASDEDAISFVLEKHDQFLNVAQSRLTKLQIVYRLWERNDIKGVISAIEKMSDHAVSADVLSSLMDKSDIITLDICTALLPLLTSLLESKMDRHLGISLEMLLKLVRIFGPVISSTLSAGPSVGVDLQAEQRLERCNLCFIELEKVKHRISLLIRRGGSIAKSAKELNLALQNML; encoded by the exons ATGGCGACCACCAAGCGCGCCTACAAGTTAC AGGAATTTGTGGCACATTCTTCCAATGTCAACTGCCTAAAGATTGGAAGGAAGACTTCGAGGGTTCTTGTTACTGGAGGAGATGATAACAAGGTCAATATTTGGGCTATTGGAAAACCCAATGCCATAATG AGCTTATCTGGTCATATGAGTGCGGTTGAGTCAGTAAGTTTTGATTCTTCAGAGGTGTCGGTGGCTGCTGGTGCAGCTAGCGGCTCAATAAAGTTGTGGGATTTGGAAGAGGCAAAGA TCGTTCGCACGCTAACTGGCCACAGGTCAAACTGTATAGCTGTTGACTTTCATCCATTTGGAGAGTTCTTTGCTTCTGGGTCACTGGATACAAATCTAAAAATATGGGATATGAGAAGAAAAGGATGCATCCATACATACAAAGGTCACACACGAGGGGTTAATGCCATTAAATTCACCCCAGATGGGCGGTGGGTTGTTTCTGGCGGGGAAGACAATATTGTGAAG CTTTGGGATCTTACTGCTGGAAAGCTTTTACATGATTTCAAGCTCCATGAGGGCCAGATTCAGTGCATTGATTTTCATCCTAATGAGTTTCTGCTGGCAACAG GCTCAGCTGATAGAACTGTTAAGTTCTGGGATCTTGAAACTTTTGAGTTAATAGGGTCTGCTGGACCTGAG ACTTCTGGTGTGCGATCTATGACATTTAATCCTGATGGGAGAACTTTGCTTTGTGGATTGCATGAAAGTCTGAAG ATTTTTTCTTGGGAACCAATAAGATGCCATGATGCAGTGGATGTGGGATGGTCTAGACTATCAGATATGAATATTCACGAGGGAAAACTTCTTGGATGTTCATACAATCAAAGCTGTGTTGGAGTATGGGTTGTAGACCTCTCT CGTATTGAGCCATATGCAATTGCTAGTGCTGTTATAACAAATGGTCACTCAGAATTAAAGTCTACATCAAGTGGTAATCTGTCTCTGCAAGCTGATAACAACATAAAGTCTAGTATGGGGAGGCTATCGATATCGCAAAGTTCAGAACCAAATTCTAAGGAGACAAAACAAGTAGCAT CTACAGTCATTCCTGGTACTCCTCAAAGAATTGCAACAAGTGCTGGCCAAAAAGCAACTACAATAACAACAGCACCTGTTGTTACTTCTGTAAAAAGAAGTTCATCAAAAGCTCAGGCTACGACCAATCTTCCTACCATCAACAAATCTGAAATAATTCCTGTTGTTGTCCCAAGAACTAGCCCCAGATTTGAGCTGTCCTCTGATTCTACCAAGAGCACTGGGGTTGGAAGAACAGTACCATATGATATCCAATCAAAATTTGCTAATTTTCAGAAGGTGTCAAACATCAGGGACGATTCAGACAAATCAGATATGTCCGTTCAGTCTGTGGGTACTGAACATAATGAACTTTTGGAACAAACTGCTATTTCTTCTTGCAATGCTGTAACTCAACCAGTGATTGCTGGAGAAAATAACTTCAATGATATTAAACGTGTTAGAACAAGGAGGTTAGGAGCAAACCTATTCAGAGAATCAAGTGCAAATTATGATCAGGAGAACT ATAGCATTAGAGTCCATAAGCCAAAGGAAGCCTGCTCTTTTGATGTTCCAAAAGGAG GAAGAACTAAGTCACTTGTTGCAAACTGGGAAAGGAGGGAACGTTCTCCAACCTATGATGGACCAAGATTAAGTAGTTCCTCCGAGACAATGGCCGGTGCTAACTCCTTGTATTCTTTG AGGGGTCACAATCGAATTGCTGAAAAGGAGATCGTACCTGCTGCTTCTGATGAAGATGCTATTTCTTTTGTATTGGAAAAACATGACCAGTTCTTAAATGTGGCACAGTCTCGATTGACCAAACTACAG ATAGTTTACCGACTTTGGGAAAGAAATGACATCAAGGGTGTTATTAGTGCAATCGAGAAGATGTCTGATCATGCT GTCTCTGCTGATGTATTAAGTTCTCTAATGGATAAAAGTGATATCATCACTCTGGATATATGCACAGCTCTATTGCCTCTCCTCACTAGCCTTCTTGAAAGTAAGATGGATAG GCATCTTGGTATTTCGTTGGAAATGTTGCTGAAGCTTGTCAGGATCTTTGGTCCTGTGATCAGTTCAACCTTGTCAGCAGGTCCGTCTGTTGGTGTTGATCTTCAAGCAGAGCAGAG GCTGGAACGGTGCAACTTGTGCTTCATTGAGCTGGAGAAGGTCAAACATAGGATTTCTTTGCTGATAAG ACGAGGAGGGTCCATTGCAAAGTCTGCGAAGGAGCTGAATCTTGCCCTCCAGAACATGTTGTGA
- the LOC135593686 gene encoding katanin p80 WD40 repeat-containing subunit B1 homolog KTN80.4-like isoform X1, producing MATTKRAYKLQEFVAHSSNVNCLKIGRKTSRVLVTGGDDNKVNIWAIGKPNAIMSLSGHMSAVESVSFDSSEVSVAAGAASGSIKLWDLEEAKIVRTLTGHRSNCIAVDFHPFGEFFASGSLDTNLKIWDMRRKGCIHTYKGHTRGVNAIKFTPDGRWVVSGGEDNIVKLWDLTAGKLLHDFKLHEGQIQCIDFHPNEFLLATGSADRTVKFWDLETFELIGSAGPETSGVRSMTFNPDGRTLLCGLHESLKIFSWEPIRCHDAVDVGWSRLSDMNIHEGKLLGCSYNQSCVGVWVVDLSRIEPYAIASAVITNGHSELKSTSSGNLSLQADNNIKSSMGRLSISQSSEPNSKETKQVASATVIPGTPQRIATSAGQKATTITTAPVVTSVKRSSSKAQATTNLPTINKSEIIPVVVPRTSPRFELSSDSTKSTGVGRTVPYDIQSKFANFQKVSNIRDDSDKSDMSVQSVGTEHNELLEQTAISSCNAVTQPVIAGENNFNDIKRVRTRRLGANLFRESSANYDQENYSIRVHKPKEACSFDVPKGGRTKSLVANWERRERSPTYDGPRLSSSSETMAGANSLYSLRGHNRIAEKEIVPAASDEDAISFVLEKHDQFLNVAQSRLTKLQIVYRLWERNDIKGVISAIEKMSDHAVSADVLSSLMDKSDIITLDICTALLPLLTSLLESKMDRHLGISLEMLLKLVRIFGPVISSTLSAGPSVGVDLQAEQRLERCNLCFIELEKVKHRISLLIRRGGSIAKSAKELNLALQNML from the exons ATGGCGACCACCAAGCGCGCCTACAAGTTAC AGGAATTTGTGGCACATTCTTCCAATGTCAACTGCCTAAAGATTGGAAGGAAGACTTCGAGGGTTCTTGTTACTGGAGGAGATGATAACAAGGTCAATATTTGGGCTATTGGAAAACCCAATGCCATAATG AGCTTATCTGGTCATATGAGTGCGGTTGAGTCAGTAAGTTTTGATTCTTCAGAGGTGTCGGTGGCTGCTGGTGCAGCTAGCGGCTCAATAAAGTTGTGGGATTTGGAAGAGGCAAAGA TCGTTCGCACGCTAACTGGCCACAGGTCAAACTGTATAGCTGTTGACTTTCATCCATTTGGAGAGTTCTTTGCTTCTGGGTCACTGGATACAAATCTAAAAATATGGGATATGAGAAGAAAAGGATGCATCCATACATACAAAGGTCACACACGAGGGGTTAATGCCATTAAATTCACCCCAGATGGGCGGTGGGTTGTTTCTGGCGGGGAAGACAATATTGTGAAG CTTTGGGATCTTACTGCTGGAAAGCTTTTACATGATTTCAAGCTCCATGAGGGCCAGATTCAGTGCATTGATTTTCATCCTAATGAGTTTCTGCTGGCAACAG GCTCAGCTGATAGAACTGTTAAGTTCTGGGATCTTGAAACTTTTGAGTTAATAGGGTCTGCTGGACCTGAG ACTTCTGGTGTGCGATCTATGACATTTAATCCTGATGGGAGAACTTTGCTTTGTGGATTGCATGAAAGTCTGAAG ATTTTTTCTTGGGAACCAATAAGATGCCATGATGCAGTGGATGTGGGATGGTCTAGACTATCAGATATGAATATTCACGAGGGAAAACTTCTTGGATGTTCATACAATCAAAGCTGTGTTGGAGTATGGGTTGTAGACCTCTCT CGTATTGAGCCATATGCAATTGCTAGTGCTGTTATAACAAATGGTCACTCAGAATTAAAGTCTACATCAAGTGGTAATCTGTCTCTGCAAGCTGATAACAACATAAAGTCTAGTATGGGGAGGCTATCGATATCGCAAAGTTCAGAACCAAATTCTAAGGAGACAAAACAAGTAGCAT CAGCTACAGTCATTCCTGGTACTCCTCAAAGAATTGCAACAAGTGCTGGCCAAAAAGCAACTACAATAACAACAGCACCTGTTGTTACTTCTGTAAAAAGAAGTTCATCAAAAGCTCAGGCTACGACCAATCTTCCTACCATCAACAAATCTGAAATAATTCCTGTTGTTGTCCCAAGAACTAGCCCCAGATTTGAGCTGTCCTCTGATTCTACCAAGAGCACTGGGGTTGGAAGAACAGTACCATATGATATCCAATCAAAATTTGCTAATTTTCAGAAGGTGTCAAACATCAGGGACGATTCAGACAAATCAGATATGTCCGTTCAGTCTGTGGGTACTGAACATAATGAACTTTTGGAACAAACTGCTATTTCTTCTTGCAATGCTGTAACTCAACCAGTGATTGCTGGAGAAAATAACTTCAATGATATTAAACGTGTTAGAACAAGGAGGTTAGGAGCAAACCTATTCAGAGAATCAAGTGCAAATTATGATCAGGAGAACT ATAGCATTAGAGTCCATAAGCCAAAGGAAGCCTGCTCTTTTGATGTTCCAAAAGGAG GAAGAACTAAGTCACTTGTTGCAAACTGGGAAAGGAGGGAACGTTCTCCAACCTATGATGGACCAAGATTAAGTAGTTCCTCCGAGACAATGGCCGGTGCTAACTCCTTGTATTCTTTG AGGGGTCACAATCGAATTGCTGAAAAGGAGATCGTACCTGCTGCTTCTGATGAAGATGCTATTTCTTTTGTATTGGAAAAACATGACCAGTTCTTAAATGTGGCACAGTCTCGATTGACCAAACTACAG ATAGTTTACCGACTTTGGGAAAGAAATGACATCAAGGGTGTTATTAGTGCAATCGAGAAGATGTCTGATCATGCT GTCTCTGCTGATGTATTAAGTTCTCTAATGGATAAAAGTGATATCATCACTCTGGATATATGCACAGCTCTATTGCCTCTCCTCACTAGCCTTCTTGAAAGTAAGATGGATAG GCATCTTGGTATTTCGTTGGAAATGTTGCTGAAGCTTGTCAGGATCTTTGGTCCTGTGATCAGTTCAACCTTGTCAGCAGGTCCGTCTGTTGGTGTTGATCTTCAAGCAGAGCAGAG GCTGGAACGGTGCAACTTGTGCTTCATTGAGCTGGAGAAGGTCAAACATAGGATTTCTTTGCTGATAAG ACGAGGAGGGTCCATTGCAAAGTCTGCGAAGGAGCTGAATCTTGCCCTCCAGAACATGTTGTGA
- the LOC135593688 gene encoding pyruvate kinase, cytosolic isozyme, translating into MANIDIEGILKELPSDGRVPKTKIVCTLGPASRSVPMLEKLLRAGMNVARFNFSHGTHEYHQETLDNLRVAMHNTQILCAVMLDTKGPEIRTGFLKDGKPIQLTEGQEITISTDYSIKGDENMISMSYKKLPLDLKPGNSILCADGTITMTVLSCDPGAGTVRCRCENTAKLGERKNVNLPGVVVDLPTLTEKDKEDILGWGVPNNIDMIALSFVRKGSDLVTVRKVLGPNAKSIKLMSKVENQEGVINFDDILRETDAFMVARGDLGMEIPVEKIFLAQKMMIYKCNLAGKPVVTATQMLESMIKSPRPTRAEATDVANAVLDGTDCVMLSGESAAGAYPELAVKIMARICIEAESSLDYEAIFKEMIRSTPLPMSPLESLASSAVRTANKARATLIVVLTRGGTTAKLVAKYRPRVPILSVVVPVLTTDSFDWSVSDEGPARHSLIYRGLVPLLAEGSAKATDSESTEMILEAALRSAVEKRLCKPGDAVVALHRIGVASVIKICIVK; encoded by the exons ATGGCGAACATCGACATCGAGGGGATCCTGAAGGAGCTGCCAAGCGACGGGCGCGTGCCGAAGACGAAGATCGTGTGCACGCTCGGGCCGGCGTCGAGGTCGGTGCCGATGCTGGAGAAGCTGCTCAGGGCGGGCATGAACGTCGCCAGGTTCAACTTCTCGCACGGGACACACGAGTACCACCAGGAGACCCTTGACAACCTCAGGGTCGCCATGCACAACACCCAGATCTTGTGCGCCGTCATGCTCGATACCAAG GGGCCTGAGATTCGCACTGGCTTCCTGAAGGACGGCAAACCTATCCAACTTACAGAGGGTCAAGAAATCACAATTAGCACGGATTACAGCATCAAGGGCGATGAGAACATGATTTCTATGAGTTATAAGAAGCTTCCTTTAGACTTGAAACCTGGGAACAGCATCTTGTGTGCGGATGGTACAATAACCATGACTGTGCTGTCATGTGACCCAGGTGCTGGAACCGTGAGATGCCGCTGTGAGAATACTGCAAAGTTAGGTGAGAGGAAGAATGTCAATTTGCCTGGTGTTGTGGTGGATCTCCCCACACTGACAGAGAAAGATAAGGAAGACATCCTAGGATGGGGTGTTCCTAACAACATTGATATGATTGCACTGTCGTTTGTCCGTAAAGGTTCAGATCTTGTTACTGTTCGGAAGGTTCTAGGACCAAATGCAAAAAGCATAAAATTAATGTCAAAG GTTGAGAACCAGGAGGGTGTGATTAATTTCGATGATATACTAAGGGAGACAGATGCCTTCATGGTTGCTCGAGGTGATCTTGGGATGGAGATACCTGTCGAGAAAATTTTCCTTGCTCAGAAGATGATGATTTACAAATGCAATCTTGCTGGAAAACCTGTTGTCACAGCCACTCAAATGCTCGAATCCATGATCAAGTCCCCTCGCCCAACTCGTGCTGAGGCCACCGATGTTGCCAATGCTGTTCTAGATGGCACGGACTGTGTCATGCTCAGTGGTGAGAGCGCAGCCGGTGCATACCCAGAGCTTGCAGTAAAAATCATGGCGCGGATATGCATCGAGGCTGAGTCCTCCCTTGACTATGAAGCCATCTTTAAGGAGATGATTAGATCTACTCCTCTTCCTATGAGCCCGTTGGAGAGCCTTGCTTCATCTGCAGTTCGCACAGCTAACAAAGCGAGAGCCACATTGATCGTCGTCCTGACTCGCGGTGGCACCACAGCCAAGTTGGTTGCCAAGTATCGGCCTAGAGTTCCAATCCTATCAGTGGTGGTTCCAGTGCTGACGACCGATTCATTCGACTGGAGCGTCAGTGATGAGGGCCCTGCAAGGCACAGCCTTATCTATAGGGGTCTTGTTCCCCTGCTGGCTGAGGGTTCTGCCAAGGCTACTGACTCGGAGTCAACAGAGATGATCTTGGAGGCAGCACTCAGGTCAGCAGTGGAGAAACGACTTTGCAAGCCAGGAGATGCAGTTGTTGCACTGCACCGCATTGGCGTTGCATCTGTCATAAAGATCTGCATCGTGAAATGA